AGGTTTATATTTTGCCTGTGATTTCATGGCAATCGCACGAAATAGCACTCGCAATTGTACCACAAGTCAAGAGCACCGACTTCTCGCTGCTGTTTATTCCAGAAATCGAAAGCTGCTTCCAGCTGTCAGCAGATTGGCGCAGTGCCAAAACATTTCTAATGTCCGATACCAAGCTCGCAGCAAATTAGTAGCTGTCGGAAGCCGATTTGCAATCGATTCCAGTGCGAGGGAGAGGGCTTGGGCTCGAGAGCGAGACGGCCGCCAATCAGCGAAAAGTTGAAGGCTTCGTCAGATACTTATCTGCTACCTAGATGTGTCGTGTTTCCAGGTGTTACCGGGAGCTTTTGGAGCTTCGGCTTCAGTTGGGCACTAGAACTTCGACTTTGACGTTGTGTCGATCGAGCGAGAGCCATTTAATTGTAGCTATCGGAAATTACACTGCACTACAAACTCGGTTCCGGAAGTGTAGTGATTCCTACCTCAGTTGTGGTTTTCGACTAGCCCATTGACTTGGCCCTTTAAAAATAGACtcgtgtgttggtgtgtgctttttgtttggcttgcCCCTACTTCACGGCCTCTGTGTGTGTAACTTCGGCCAGGGAAAGTCGGCGGGGGGAAATGCGGCAGGGAAAAACAAGGGAAAACTGACGCAATAGGTCGAAGCGAAGCTGGTGTAGTAGCAGTGCTACCAGTGTTATTGGCGTAAACGTTGGCAATTACGCGCCAACTTTGGCACTTGGATGCGACGCGGCACTGAGATCATTATTCGGTTTTAGAATGTGCCGGCGAGATAACAGAATGGGGCCCACTGTGCGGCGGAGACAGTGGGTCGGCGGACTTCTGGCGGCGGTCTCTTTTTATGCACTTGCAGTTCAGTTGGCTCACGTACGCGGCCTTTGATGCAACGCCTTTTCGCCGATGCCGACGATTTGCAATTAATTGGGAATTAAATTGTAAGGACGTGACGTCAGAGCGGGTTCGATGTTCTTGTGGGGCGATTCATAAACTCATTTACTAAGCACATTGTTTGTGTTAATACGCtacgtgtgcgtgtgtgcgtgtgtatctgtgtgtttgttgtgtaaaaggcaaacaaacaataagTAGGAGGAGAGCGGAAAACAGACATGTGCTCAGCTCGTTATGGGGAACAAAACGCTCGGCGCTGcccaaataaataagcaaaccGTAAACATGACAGCACCGAGACTCTCAAAAATCTATGCTAATtagcagcaataacaacaaaggCGAAGAGTGTATCTATGTATCCGAGAGAATGTATCTCGAACCCATACCCATACGCAAATACCCCCAACAACATAAGTGCAAAGCCAACAAATCGGCAGGCAGCCAAACACTCGGAATACCCTCAAAAATCGAATAATCACAAAATGTGAATGTTCAGTGAATGGGAAGTGTGGCTAAAAGCAAACATTCAAACGATCACAGTAAACGGAAAAGTTAGAGGGGAAGATCTTTGAAAGTCAATGATAATTTCACTTCATAATGAAATTATAccaattcaaaataaataattagatTAGTTGAAAACACTAGAAATCACTTGTTTTGAATCTTTACGACACAGATAAAGAATGATTCAACTCTTTGTTTTAGATATCCCTTAAATTTATATCTCAATCCTCTTTAGTGTTTTAACACTCTAATTTGATTAGAAAAGGAAAACTGTCTACTAATGCAAAAGACACTTCCAAGCGAGAAATGAATCAAAGATCTTCTGCCAAGCGCACTTGTTGAATCACATCTTCATGAAAGGCTTCTTTTGATGACACCCTATCCATCTGTAGATATCCGAGTTCAATCTTTAGTAATTTCCCAAGAAGTTATCTTGCTAGCTGCATTTAGCTCCACAAAAACCAATTCCATtgaaagcaaacaattttcGCAGGCAAGCCACGTTCtttataaaaaatgcaaaatttatCAGCGATAGCCCAGAAAAGATAACTAAAATGTGTGCTGTTCTACAGCAAATAAGGCGAGGCGTAGAAATCAATTTCGAATTTGTTGATATTACGGGGcaagaaaacagaaaatagAAGCCGCTACACTGGATCCACAGATATAGATAGCGGCTACTTGGATGTTCGTACGTCAGTGATTCAGGCAACTTGGCGGGGCCCGAACGAAATCCAAACGGAAACCGAAACCAATTGAGAATACACATTAAGTGAGTGGGTTTCTAAGGAGGGGAAGTAAGCGATCGTTTTAGTATTCCCTAATTGGTATCCCCGTGTCTGTCACACTGTGCAGAAATTGCATAATGCCGGGGCCAAAACCCCCACATCACGTGTCTGGGTCGTCTGGCACCTGACAGACCCGCGAAGATACTTCAGTTCGGATTGGTTCTGGTCGGAGGAAGTTAATGGAGATGATGGGGCTGTGGGCCAGACAGAACAAGAGAAATTGAAAGCCATTAAGTAcctttaaaaataaaagcggAATACTACTAACCGCATGGCCCACTGGGATGATACATGGGAGAGCTATATATATGCGCGTGGATATATGCTGCTTCAATTATTCAAGAGTACACCGAAAGCAGAGACTTGTGACCAcaaaaatcaaagaaattaCGCACGAAAAATATCTTTAAAATGCCATAAGTTGTATATAGATACGCAGCCAGCGCAGACTCATCAGatacacaagcacacacatcGGCCAGAAGATACATATAAGCAAACGCGAACTGTGGCAAACTATTTCCGTATTGAGTTCTCTTCTCAATGCCCTGCATTGGGCCATTTTGGGCATATTGCACGAAAGTTTTTTTAGATCAACCacttaaaaaattaaacaatttaagtGGTTGGTAAACAGTTTATCTGATTTTATTTGACCTccaaatgttttattttccctTAATGTCTTACATCTTTCATTCCTGAGCATTTATCAACCGAAATTCAAGACAAAAATGTGTTTGTgacattttaaaaaatttattttcgaaaGCATATATTCGTTAGCTTAAATTCCACAAACAAATTATGTGCGTGTTCCAAAAACATTTTCTAATATTTATGAATGCGCCAAATATATTTTCGAGCCGTGCGTTTCTTTTCTGCTCATCGGATTTTATGAGTTTGTTTGGCTTGTGGAAATTGCATTGACCTAGAAGTcatattgttgttttttcggTCTCTTGGGTATTTTGATGTCTTTGGAATACCCTgcattctgattctgattctgttTTGGCTTTGCACATTTCTCTCCCGCTCTCCCGTACGACTTTCTGTTTTCTCCGTATGTATTGTGAACATGAGCAACGTTATGAATTCCCcgattttcctttttgtgTGTATATTTTCAAATACTTGCCACTGTGCATCCGAATCGGGCTGTCTGTAgacatgtgtgtgagtgggagACTGGGGAGCTGGCTCCCGGCTGAGATCGTGAAAGGCCCACGGCCCATTCCTTGTCCGTCGGTCGCCAGCGCCACGAGGAACGGGAAGCGCgatcttaaaaaatatttaaaaaactgTTCACCCCGTGTTCCCGTTGCTCAAATCGAACATACCCCCAAAACGAGAGCGAAAGTTCAGTATTCAAAACGCAAtttaatttggccaaaacaattCGAGGCAATCGGAGACAAAGGCGCGATCTCGGCAGCGAAAAATAAACCTGAAAACATAACGATTTCGGACGCGTGCcaggcggtgggcggtgggcggggcGGCGTAGACGCCGGCAGCGGCAGCGTCGCTGTTTTATATGATTTTCCGCTCGTAGTGCtcgttttttttattttttattttcttttttttcgattttgcCGGCTGTCGTCGTGAGCAGAATGCCGCCGGCTCTCGGTTCTGGTTCTCAGTTCAGTTCTGTTTGAGTTTCTGGCGACGAGTGACACACACAGAGGGAACTAGAAATAAGCGACACCGAAAAACGAAACAACACTTAGTTGTACTGTAGATTCTGGCTGATTAAGAAACACGAAACACGAagcactcactcacacacacatatatatctcACACACAAGGAAAACTGCATTAGTTCAGATCGAGCGAAAGTGCCGTAGACGATGCCCAATAACCGCAATCGTaatcgcaatcgcaatcgcaaCAAACGCAATCGaaaccaaaatcaaaatcagaatccgagccaaaaccaaaacgaaaACCATCAGCAGCAGGCAGAAGGGGCGGAGGATcgggaggagcagcaggattTCGAGACTCAAGTCGCAGTAGCGCAATCTTCTTCCTTCGTAGATGATAATGGAAATTCTGGCAGCGTTTCAAATGGGCCAACGGAAAACAGCGAAGAGGTGACGAACACTCTTgagaaaaccgaaaaaaaagaagaaatatCCGAGCAACCAGCAACAGTCATCCAAAAAGAAGCAGATTCTGACGCAGAAATGGGTGCCAAAAATTCAAAACATCGCAAGGAGAAGTCCGATAAGCAGGCGTCTAATGGAAAAGCTGAAGAGCAGGTGCGTCCACCTCCCACCATTATTAGAAGGCCACCCGGCAGCCCCCGGCAAGCCAAGGTCATAGTTCATCGAATTGTGAGGGAAGAGGACACTGCCAATGGTAAAGCTCACTCACCAGAGCCACCCAAAGCCGTAGAATCTAAGGAGCAGCAATTGGAGGTCGAGGATTCAAAGGAGCAGCAACCTGAAGCTCATCATCAGGAGATTGAAACTAAGGAAGAGCGGGAAAATGAACCGAGTCCAAAGGAACTTCCTGAATCTAGTCATCTTTCGGAGGACGCACAGCAGAAACATGTCGAAGTTGACGAGAATGAACCAATTTATGATGAAGTGGACTACTCAAAGGATGAGACCACTAACACCACTAAGATCCCACAGCAAGAGCAACATGATCCAAAGGAACCGGAGCAATATGTGTTGCAACTCGAAAAGGCAATGGAGTTTGTCGAAAATGCTCATCAGCAACACGTTGCTGCCGTACAAAGTTATCAAAAACAAAGAGACACAGAGCAAGACgcacagcagcaggagcaaagTGAAGCACAGCACCTTCAGAAATCAACTGAAGCGCATCAGCAACATGTGGCAGTTCCCCAAATCCTTGTAGATCCCAAAGAGAAACTAGAGGATGATGTGAAACAGGAACCCATTTTGAATAACGCCCAACAGCAAAATGATGAGATTTCACCAAAAGCCCCAAAGGAAATCCAAATAAAAGTTCAATTTCAAACAGAAGATCCTCTTTCGCAGCAGCCGGCTGCACAGAAGCCCACCTCCAAGGTGATTATCCACCAGATACACCTGGAAACCACCGACGAAGAGCCAAATGTCAAGCCCACTTTCGAGGAGGTTAGCAGCACTACCGGTTCTCTGGCCGGAACCCTATCTCCACCACCCCGTTATTTGGTGGAGTCGCCGAAGAACGTGTCAAGTGGCCAGTTTTCGCGCTTCTCGCGCGATGTGCAAATCCAGGAGATGGAACTGAACAGCGACTGCAGCTCCGGGGAATTCAATTCCCTGCAGTCGCCGCTGGTATGCGAAGTAGACTCGGAATCAGAGGGATCGGTAGCCTTGGGACCGGAGCGATCGCCGTCGGATCAGCAGGTGCCGTCCAGCAGCCGAGTggagcagcatgagcaggtGCGCCAGAAACGTGCCCAGTATCGGAACGCTTTGGAATCGCACTTCCTGCCGCAGTTGCTCAATCCCCGCTATCTGGACAGCATCCTGGAGGAGAATGAATGGAGAAACTCCACCGCCTCCTCTGGCGGAAGCGATCAGACGGGGATCCGCACGCCCAAGCTGAACGAGACCTTTCCCAAGAGTCAGTTGGACTTCAGCCGCAGACACAGGCGGAGGGAGGAGGCCCCAACGCCTCTTAAGCTCGAAACCAGGCTGCTGGAGGATTCAACCGATCTGGAGAGCTGCACCCGACTGCAGAGCACCCTGTCTCCACAGTCCGAAGATGCAGAGCTAGTTTACCTGAGCTCCTCGGCCTCCAGCAGTGTCTCTGACCTCATGGAACTAGAACTAGAGCAGGCTGCCGCCTTGGCGGAGAGAGCCCTCGTGGACTTGGATACGGATGCCAGTCGGTTGATTGCTCGGCCGGACGATGAGATGAGCAGCACAAGTACCACCACTGCAGACAGGAGCGAGAcggaagcggaaacggaaacggagaCGGAGAGAGAGGGCGAGCAGAGTCGCGAGAGCACACCTGTTAACGCCAACACGACGCTCACCAGTTCGCAGTCTTCGCTGCTGAGCGCCGCAACGCCGACGCCGACGCCCACTCCCGCCGATCGAGAACAATTAGcaaaagatacaaatgtatctggtGGATCGACTGTTAGTTTCGGGGCAGCATCGCCGCTAGCGGCCACGCGCGAGGAGTTCGTTCGCAATATGGACAAAGTGCGCGAGTTGATTGAAATGACGCGGCGCGAACAGGAGCAAGGTGAACTACCGCGATCGCCGTCGCCGCCGCCCGTTCCCCCGCCTCCCGCTTCCGTGCCACCCTACAGTCCCGAGTCTTCCTCGTTCCACCTAGCTTCCTTGCAACTGAAGCGGCAGGAGTCTAACGACTCCCACTGCTCCGACAGCACCACCCACAGCCAATGCACGGCCATCAACCTGGCCAGTCCCCCACCGCCACCCACTGCTCAGCCACCCACACCGCCACTCAGACAAAAGCCTGCACCACCACCCGTACCGCCACCCGTATCACCACCCGCACCACCCACTCCCCAATCAGAGCCAGAGCTTTCAGTTGCAGATTCGTTTGCTAATGCAAATGCGGATGTAGATGCAGATGCCGACACTGATACGGAAGCGATAAAGAAGCTGCGCCTGCTGTGCACCGAGCAGTTAGCTTCCATGCCCTATGGCGAACAGGTGCTCGAGGAGTTAGCCAGTGTGGCCCAGAACATTGCCGACCAATCCCAGAACAAGATGCCCTATCCCATGCCCCAGTTGCCGCACATCAAGGAGCTGCAGTTAAACGCCAATGAGAGCAAGTCCTCCTCCGCCTGGCTGGGTCTGCCGACCCAGTCCGATCCCAAGCTATTGGTCTGCCTCTCGCCCGGCCAGAGGGATTTGGTAAATAACCAAACGCAACCGGATGACCTGCTTGATGCCCACCAGAAGTTCGTGGAGCGTCGGGGATACCATGAGTTGTCCAAGGCCCAGGTTCTCGAGCAAgaccaccagcaacagcagagtGAGATGCTCAAGACGGCGGCCATGATGCGCGAGTTGCGCAAGAGCCTCTCGCCGCCGGCGCCTCCTGTCCCTCCGCCGCCGGTACCGCTGAAGAGCGCCGAAACGGCGGCCAAGGCGACCGCTCATGAAAACGCCAAGAGAGATGACGCAAGCGAACAAAAGCAGAAGATCGCAGCATGCGAATCGTCATCGCTTGAAAATAAACCAAGGCAAGCAGCTGATCTTGGTGCTCAGCAGTCGGCAGAGCAACGCcagagcagcagcaccaccacctccaGCCACAAAGCGACCACAGAGACCATGTCCAGTGACACCGCCAAGTTTCCCACGCTGGACAGCATGGAGAGTGAGCTGGCCAGGATGTTCCCCCAGCACAAGGGCGACATTTTCGAGGAGCAGCGCAAGCGGTTCTCCAACATTGAGTTCCCCAGCCACCAGCCCGTCAGTCAGACCAAGCGGTACTCCAACATCGAGACGAGCAGTTACGAGTCCAAGAAGCGAATGGAAAATGGTCAGGTAGTCTACGATGTGAGCACTTCAAGTCACGAGAAGAAGGAGCAGGGTGATCCACCCAAGGACCAGCCCGCACCACCCGTTCCCCCGCCGCCAATTATGTCAGCAACGAAATTAAACGGTAACACTTTCATTGATGGAGACGTGGCGCCCAAAAATAGCCAGCCGTCGCGAGAGAGCGGTAGCGGCAGCGGCAACGGTACGTATGAGGAATTTCGGCAGCGTGCCAAGGCCGCCGCGGATGCTTTTGGAGAGCAGCGGGAGCAGCAAAACGGGCTGGATCAAGACCGCGTGTTCAAGGACTTCGATAGGCTATCGCAGCAGATGCACGCCGAACTGCAAAGCACCCGGGAAAAGCGGGAGAAGTCCGCTTCCATGTACGATCTCAGTGGCTTCACGCGACCCGCGACGGGTCATCCGAGATTAGATGAGTTGCAGCAGAGAAGACATGCCCACATGCAGGAGTTGGAGAGAGAAATAGAGCGGTCGGCAAAGTCGCGACAGGAGCGAATGTCCTCGGTACCGCGACAAATGGAGGCCACACCACCGCGAACTCATGATATTCCCATTGAGCTGGAGCCACGTTCCCGACGGGCCGAGTCCCTGTGCAATCTGAATGAGCCACCACCACGTCCGCACACCACCGTGGGTCACTATAACCACCCGGTGGCGCAGGATGACTGGTCTAGGTATGCCAACGATTTGGGATACTCGGAGAACATAGCACGACCCTTTGCCAGGGAGGTGGAGATTTGCTATCAGCGGCAGAATCAGAGAACACCACATTGCATTAGGGCTCCCCGCCTCTCCGCCAGCACTAATGATCTGAGCAGCTCTAGTCAATATAGCTACGATACCTTTAATGCTTATGGTGGCAGAAGGACCCACGCCCCCATGCTGAACCAggcgcaacagcaacagcgtcCTCATTACGGCAGCTGTTACTCCATGATCGAGAGGGATCCCAATCCCAGGTACATAAGTACCACCTCGCGAAGGGGTGTGAGCCCAGCACCACCGCCAGTTGCAACtccgcaacagcagcaggtgcCACCACCTGCCTATGATCGCCAGCAGAGGAGATCCTCGCTGCCGAGGGAATTGCATGAACAGCAGCTAAAGTACATACTATCCAAAGAGGAGGAGCTGAAGTTTGAAGTGGAGCGATTGCAGCAGGAGCGGCGTCGTCTAATGGAGGAAATGCAGAGGGCTCCGGTCTTGCCTGCTCCTCAGAGGAGGGAGAGCTACAGGCCCGCCGCCAAGCTGCCCACTCTGAGCGAGGATGAGGTATTCCGGCAGCAAATGGCCGAGGAGTGGATGAACAAGGTGGCTGAGCGGGAAGAGCGTCGTCAGCACAAGATCATACGTATATCGAAGATCGAGGATGAGCACGATCACTCCGCCGTAGACAAGGCGACCATAAGCGATGAATTCTTGGATCGGGTGAAGGAGCGGCGTCACAAGTTGTCCATGCCGGCGGACAGCGATTGGGAAAGTGGGGCAGAATCACAACCCCAGCCAGCCGCCCAATCCCAGCCAGAATCGGATGTAGAGGCGCCACCAGTACGCATACTGGAGGGCCAGGCGGAGGCCAATCTCCGCCAGCTGCCACG
This genomic interval from Drosophila mauritiana strain mau12 chromosome 2R, ASM438214v1, whole genome shotgun sequence contains the following:
- the LOC117137785 gene encoding uncharacterized protein LOC117137785 isoform X11, which encodes MPNNRNRNRNRNRNKRNRNQNQNQNPSQNQNENHQQQAEGAEDREEQQDFETQVAVAQSSSFVDDNGNSGSVSNGPTENSEEVTNTLEKTEKKEEISEQPATVIQKEADSDAEMGAKNSKHRKEKSDKQASNGKAEEQVRPPPTIIRRPPGSPRQAKVIVHRIVREEDTANGKAHSPEPPKAVESKEQQLEVEDSKEQQPEAHHQEIETKEERENEPSPKELPESSHLSEDAQQKHVEVDENEPIYDEVDYSKDETTNTTKIPQQEQHDPKEPEQYVLQLEKAMEFVENAHQQHVAAVQSYQKQRDTEQDAQQQEQSEAQHLQKSTEAHQQHVAVPQILVDPKEKLEDDVKQEPILNNAQQQNDEISPKAPKEIQIKVQFQTEDPLSQQPAAQKPTSKVIIHQIHLETTDEEPNVKPTFEEVSSTTGSLAGTLSPPPRYLVESPKNVSSGQFSRFSRDVQIQEMELNSDCSSGEFNSLQSPLVCEVDSESEGSVALGPERSPSDQQVPSSSRVEQHEQVRQKRAQYRNALESHFLPQLLNPRYLDSILEENEWRNSTASSGGSDQTGIRTPKLNETFPKSQLDFSRRHRRREEAPTPLKLETRLLEDSTDLESCTRLQSTLSPQSEDAELVYLSSSASSSVSDLMELELEQAAALAERALVDLDTDASRLIARPDDEMSSTSTTTADRSETEAETETETEREGEQSRESTPVNANTTLTSSQSSLLSAATPTPTPTPADREQLAKDTNVSGGSTVSFGAASPLAATREEFVRNMDKVRELIEMTRREQEQVADSFANANADVDADADTDTEAIKKLRLLCTEQLASMPYGEQVLEELASVAQNIADQSQNKMPYPMPQLPHIKELQLNANESKSSSAWLGLPTQSDPKLLVCLSPGQRDLVNNQTQPDDLLDAHQKFVERRGYHELSKAQVLEQDHQQQQSEMLKTAAMMRELRKSLSPPAPPVPPPPVPLKSAETAAKATAHENAKRDDASEQKQKIAACESSSLENKPRQAADLGAQQSAEQRQSSSTTTSSHKATTETMSSDTAKFPTLDSMESELARMFPQHKGDIFEEQRKRFSNIEFPSHQPVSQTKRYSNIETSSYESKKRMENGQVVYDVSTSSHEKKEQGDPPKDQPAPPVPPPPIMSATKLNGNTFIDGDVAPKNSQPSRESGSGSGNGTYEEFRQRAKAAADAFGEQREQQNGLDQDRVFKDFDRLSQQMHAELQSTREKREKSASMYDLSGFTRPATGHPRLDELQQRRHAHMQELEREIERSAKSRQERMSSVPRQMEATPPRTHDIPIELEPRSRRAESLCNLNEPPPRPHTTVGHYNHPVAQDDWSRYANDLGYSENIARPFAREVEICYQRQNQRTPHCIRAPRLSASTNDLSSSSQYSYDTFNAYGGRRTHAPMLNQAQQQQRPHYGSCYSMIERDPNPRYISTTSRRGVSPAPPPVATPQQQQVPPPAYDRQQRRSSLPRELHEQQLKYILSKEEELKFEVERLQQERRRLMEEMQRAPVLPAPQRRESYRPAAKLPTLSEDEVFRQQMAEEWMNKVAEREERRQHKIIRISKIEDEHDHSAVDKATISDEFLDRVKERRHKLSMPADSDWESGAESQPQPAAQSQPESDVEAPPVRILEGQAEANLRQLPRHLREFAKFSTSEQLPDGAQMERHEEQERREEATDNAHSSATKKTSIVKTYKVSRLPPSVQDRATASEEANSAATGMGVRLRPRPPKQTRFLLNAQQLQQQRQRRSWSESDLLKEIDSELQLAKGFLYANVYKVKHEYMSEPETGSDRPRKMAQLGRRQYDGIGPVTNDGMPIILRSEVKEPHQHEWYKRLYQTIHKQKNGDEFVIRYKCPRARPSYKSNGYVSEPEPNYDSDYSTLRYRTQNPHRVQSVSSAVNVRNLNQDEKLYGTMPNPIKSAQNSYKNQPGRIENYTTGHSSVSEKEKKEWWDEVMDIFNGNLEQSKLSPLYTEGNLSRALAKESGYTSDSNLVFRKKEVPVSSPLSPVEQKQAYKSLQAGGEPPLLGFRKPAPEKPRDLDPNAPPIPPQPPVKGLSSYDFPYSTDTVDGSESPNHYYATDVNIHFKTPIRHEQRQNLSEEELAIRQAEHMQKLYHEERRRKYLQELQDMNSRRHTDNFTPSQKSPIALNRYDDFPTDVTLKSLVGPKTVARALFNFQGQTSKELSFRKGDTIYIRRQIDANWYEGEHNAMIGLLPASYVEIVSRDGARTPSKRPSEGQARAKYNFQAQSGIELSLNKGELVTLTRRVDGNWFEGKIANRKGIFPCSYVEVLTDIGAEDIAARTTTVITSQSTTNLRPNLDVLRTNINNEFNTLTQNGAQPPNGILKETRTLHKTDALHVDTSSEPLAYRALYKYRPQNSDELELLEGDVVHVLEKCDDGWFVGTSQRTGCFGTFPGNYVERA
- the LOC117137785 gene encoding uncharacterized protein LOC117137785 isoform X6; amino-acid sequence: MPNNRNRNRNRNRNKRNRNQNQNQNPSQNQNENHQQQAEGAEDREEQQDFETQVAVAQSSSFVDDNGNSGSVSNGPTENSEEVTNTLEKTEKKEEISEQPATVIQKEADSDAEMGAKNSKHRKEKSDKQASNGKAEEQVRPPPTIIRRPPGSPRQAKVIVHRIVREEDTANGKAHSPEPPKAVESKEQQLEVEDSKEQQPEAHHQEIETKEERENEPSPKELPESSHLSEDAQQKHVEVDENEPIYDEVDYSKDETTNTTKIPQQEQHDPKEPEQYVLQLEKAMEFVENAHQQHVAAVQSYQKQRDTEQDAQQQEQSEAQHLQKSTEAHQQHVAVPQILVDPKEKLEDDVKQEPILNNAQQQNDEISPKAPKEIQIKVQFQTEDPLSQQPAAQKPTSKVIIHQIHLETTDEEPNVKPTFEEVSSTTGSLAGTLSPPPRYLVESPKNVSSGQFSRFSRDVQIQEMELNSDCSSGEFNSLQSPLVCEVDSESEGSVALGPERSPSDQQVPSSSRVEQHEQVRQKRAQYRNALESHFLPQLLNPRYLDSILEENEWRNSTASSGGSDQTGIRTPKLNETFPKSQLDFSRRHRRREEAPTPLKLETRLLEDSTDLESCTRLQSTLSPQSEDAELVYLSSSASSSVSDLMELELEQAAALAERALVDLDTDASRLIARPDDEMSSTSTTTADRSETEAETETETEREGEQSRESTPVNANTTLTSSQSSLLSAATPTPTPTPADREQLAKDTNVSGGSTVSFGAASPLAATREEFVRNMDKVRELIEMTRREQEQGELPRSPSPPPVPPPPASVPPYSPESSSFHLASLQLKRQESNDSHCSDSTTHSQCTAINLASPPPPPTAQPPTPPLRQKPAPPPVPPPVSPPAPPTPQSEPELSVADSFANANADVDADADTDTEAIKKLRLLCTEQLASMPYGEQVLEELASVAQNIADQSQNKMPYPMPQLPHIKELQLNANESKSSSAWLGLPTQSDPKLLVCLSPGQRDLVNNQTQPDDLLDAHQKFVERRGYHELSKAQVLEQDHQQQQSEMLKTAAMMRELRKSLSPPAPPVPPPPVPLKSAETAAKATAHENAKRDDASEQKQKIAACESSSLENKPRQAADLGAQQSAEQRQSSSTTTSSHKATTETMSSDTAKFPTLDSMESELARMFPQHKGDIFEEQRKRFSNIEFPSHQPVSQTKRYSNIETSSYESKKRMENGQVVYDVSTSSHEKKEQGDPPKDQPAPPVPPPPIMSATKLNGNTFIDGDVAPKNSQPSRESGSGSGNGTYEEFRQRAKAAADAFGEQREQQNGLDQDRVFKDFDRLSQQMHAELQSTREKREKSASMYDLSGFTRPATGHPRLDELQQRRHAHMQELEREIERSAKSRQERMSSVPRQMEATPPRTHDIPIELEPRSRRAESLCNLNEPPPRPHTTVGHYNHPVAQDDWSRYANDLGYSENIARPFAREVEICYQRQNQRTPHCIRAPRLSASTNDLSSSSQYSYDTFNAYGGRRTHAPMLNQAQQQQRPHYGSCYSMIERDPNPRYISTTSRRGVSPAPPPVATPQQQQVPPPAYDRQQRRSSLPRELHEQQLKYILSKEEELKFEVERLQQERRRLMEEMQRAPVLPAPQRRESYRPAAKLPTLSEDEVFRQQMAEEWMNKVAEREERRQHKIIRISKIEDEHDHSAVDKATISDEFLDRVKERRHKLSMPADSDWESGAESQPQPAAQSQPESDVEAPPVRILEGQAEANLRQLPRHLREFAKFSTSEQLPDGAQMERHEEQERREEATDNAHSSATKKTSIVKTYKVSRLPPSVQDRATASEEANSAATGMGVRLRPRPPKQTRFLLNAQQLQQQRQRRSWSESDLLKEIDSELQLAKGFLYANVYKVKHEYMSEPETGSDRPRKMAQLGRRQYDGIGPVTNDGMPIILRSEVKEPHQHEWYKRLYQTIHKQKNGDEFVIRYKCPRARPSYKSNGYVSEPEPNYDSDYSTLRYRTQNPHRVQSVSSAVNVRNLNQDEKLYGTMPNPIKSAQNSYKNQPGRIENYTTGHSSVSEKEKKEWWDEVMDIFNGNLEQSKLSPLYTEGNLSRALAKESGYTSDSNLVFRKKEVPVSSPLSPVEQKQAYKSLQAGGEPPLLGFRKPAPEKPRESPNHYYATDVNIHFKTPIRHEQRQNLSEEELAIRQAEHMQKLYHEERRRKYLQELQDMNSRRHTDNFTPSQKSPIALNRYDDFPTDVTLKSLVGPKTVARALFNFQGQTSKELSFRKGDTIYIRRQIDANWYEGEHNAMIGLLPASYVEIVSRDGARTPSKRPSEGQARAKYNFQAQSGIELSLNKGELVTLTRRVDGNWFEGKIANRKGIFPCSYVEVLTDIGAEDIAARTTTVITSQSTTNLRPNLDVLRTNINNEFNTLTQNGAQPPNGILKETRTLHKTDALHVDTSSEPLAYRALYKYRPQNSDELELLEGDVVHVLEKCDDGWFVGTSQRTGCFGTFPGNYVERA